In Sander lucioperca isolate FBNREF2018 chromosome 21, SLUC_FBN_1.2, whole genome shotgun sequence, the following proteins share a genomic window:
- the LOC118494167 gene encoding serine/threonine-protein kinase WNK4-like, translating to MQSGLTPPCRTKFTSTAVKRPSSVSLSVKKPAVHNVGRFQVTASEDTPAVLDQEIRHINQAIPTTHSPPPSVSNQSESSESSTEKQSESESSVSTVTVSPPGQTHGYHDNSGGQEEEEDRKIRRDRRLSVGLWEGLAGSFSQSRSRVAHYISSDESESDNEELWEELKELRERHQAEVQNLQANQKTEIEKLYLRKGNVPPPGIVSQAAMMNHRPRRPSKTGNYPPRKNSLQRLDMPPSTGQEETHQLVIMISRHYWHDSDAVRTVNITEIPIT from the exons ATGCAGTCAGGGCTTACTCCCCCATGCAGGACGAAGTTCACCTCTACTGCTGTTAAAAGAccttcttctgtttctctgtcagtgAAGAAACCGGCCGTCCATAACGTTGGTCGTTTCCAGGTGACGGCATCTGAAGACACCCCCGCTGTCCTTGATCAGGAGATCCGCCACATCAACCAGGCAATACCCACCACTCACTCCCCACCTCCCTCTGTGTCGAACCAATCAGAGAGCTCAGAGAGCAGCACGGAGAAGCAGAGCGAATCAGAGAGCAGCGTCAGCACAGTGACTGTCTCCCCACCTGGTCAAACTCATGGTTACCATGACAACTCTGGAggacaggaggaagaggaggacaggaAGATAAGGAGGGATCGGCGGCTGAGTGTCGGCCTGTGGGAGGGGTTGGCCGGCAGCTTCAGCCAATCACGGAGCCGCGTGGCACATTACATCAGCTCCGACGAATCAGAAAGCGACAACGAGGAGCTGTGGGAGGAGCTGAAGGAGCTACGGGAAAG ACACCAGGCGGAGGTGCAGAACCTGCAGGCCAATCAGAAGACAGAGATCGAGAAGCTGTACCTGCGGAAGGGTAACGTCCCGCCCCCTGGTATCGTCTCTCAGGCCGCCATGATGAACCACCGCCCCCGCCGCCCCTCCAAAACTGGAAACTACCCTCCTCGCAAAAACAGCCTGCAGAGACTGGACATGCCGCCCTCTACAGGTCAGGAGGAAACACATCAACTAGTTATAATGATTTCACGTCATTATTGGCATGACAGTGATGCGGTTAGGACCGTTAACATCACTGAAATACCAATAACATGA